A single window of Malus sylvestris chromosome 5, drMalSylv7.2, whole genome shotgun sequence DNA harbors:
- the LOC126623233 gene encoding dirigent protein 22-like: MARVGTIIFLNLLFIACLSTPLMVQSAIENPRENIDQWYQNLPHAQQKLTMLHFYLHEVVLGPHPTLVTVANASNTSTSPPYFGLVNIFDNPLTKGPKPGSKLVGRAQGLYGFSSQEEVSLLTAMNFVFTSGKHSGSSLTVLGRNPIGQLVRELPIIAGTGVFRLARGFALVKTYFLDTSGAIVEYNVTILHY; the protein is encoded by the coding sequence ATGGCAAGGGTCGGTACAATAATATTTCTCAACCTTTTGTTCATAGCATGCTTGTCCACGCCATTAATGGTACAGAGCGCCATTGAAAACCCTAGGGAGAACATTGACCAGTGGTATCAAAACCTCCCCCATGCACAACAGAAGCTGACCATGCTGCACTTCTACTTGCACGAGGTCGTTTTGGGCCCGCACCCGACCTTGGTGACGGTGGCCAACGCATCCAACACCTCCACATCACCACCCTACTTCGGCCTAGTCAACATCTTCGACAACCCCTTGACCAAGGGACCCAAACCCGGTTCCAAGCTGGTGGGTCGCGCGCAAGGTCTATATGGGTTTAGCTCACAGGAGGAAGTGAGCCTGCTTACGGCTATGAACTTTGTTTTCACGAGTGGGAAGCACAGCGGCAGCAGTCTCACCGTTTTGGGGCGGAACCCGATTGGGCAGTTGGTAAGAGAGTTGCCCATCATCGCCGGAACCGGTGTTTTCCGGTTGGCGCGTGGATTTGCATTGGTCAAGACTTATTTCCTTGATACTAGTGGtgccattgttgaatataatgTTACAATTTTGCATTATTGA